GGCATTATACCTTCTTGATCAGTAGGCTAGGCCTTGAAGATCAGGAAATCTTTCTAACCACTACCAAGGTGCAAGGAGACTGACCTTGGAGTGGCAGCCTCCGGGTCTCTGGGAGGCAGGCTCAGGCtggaaaggaaagatggaagacACTCTTGAAGGAGCTTGGGGGAGAGACGTGgagaaggaaggcagaaagacGCAGGTGGAGCCGACCTTGACTGAGTGCTTGTCCCTTGCGAAGCTGGGCGCCCTACACGGGGTTCTCTGTAATCTCCGTTTCCAGCGAGGACCGGGCTCGGAAGGCACGATCACCCGGCTAGGAAGTAGCAGAGTGAGCACTGCAGGCACCTACTCCTCCTCTGCACAGATCCTCAGGGGACGTAGTGTTATACTGATGCGGAAGAGAAGCCGGAAGGTTGCACAGACTCTGGTCTTTTCCATCTGAAAATACTTCCCTGGCAACTTCAGGTTTCCTTTTCCATAAACGGGGGCCAACGTCGCCTCCCTTCCCAAGTTGCCAGGGCGGAGATCGCATGAATTGCCAAGCCGCACGTAGATGCAACTTACAACCCTTCCTGCCTCCCACTACTTGGCTTCCCTAGTGTTTATCAGGTGTCTTCGAGGCCCTGCTCtaactcagtttccccacttctTCCAGGACCCACGGAGAACAAATGCCAGGAGCTTTTGTGCAAGTGTGACAAGGAGATTGCTTACTGCCTAGCCCAGACTCAATACAACTTAAAGTACTTATTCTACCCCCGGCTCTTATGTGAGAAGGACTCGCCCCAGTGTGACTGACTAGCCTAACTTGGAATGTTCTTtcacataaggaaataaaaacttttttcacTCATCAACAGCAGCTGCATTCAGTTCTTTGCAGGAGGGAACGGAGGCCAAGTGTGAAAGCTGCAAACCATGTTTGCTTTCTCTCCCGGAACTTGGGGCTGAAGGCTGTGTGGCTTCCAGTTTAAGGTCAAAAGTCCCGTGCTTATTTTATAAAACCACAACTATGCCTATGGCTGTATTGGGTTTGGTACCATATTTGAGGTTCACCCTTTATGAAAAGGGCTGAGCTTTATGCTCTAATCTGCTCCCGATAGCGGGTGGGCCACGTGAACCAACACCCACCATGTGCCTGGCCTTGTTTTGTgttcctggaaaaggcagtaaacAAGACGCCcattcatggggcacctgtggggcgggggctcagtcagttatgcgtcTGCtgtctgctcagatcatgatctcagggtcctgggatcgagccctgggttgggctccctgctctgggaggagcctgcttcttcctttccctctgctccttctccctgctcgtgcattctctgtctctctctcaaataaataaaatcttaaggaaaaaaaaaaaaaagatgcccacTTCTGTGAAGCCCTATTTTGGTAGTTATGAGCTTAAGGAAGAATTCTCCATCCTACTCCACCTAACGGTTAAATTTCCTGGTTACAGAGGTAGTATATCCTCAATgcttaaaaagataaagacaaatataaaggaggaaaaatatcaCTCTTATTCCCACAATCCAGAATAACCACTTTCAGCATCTCTGTGTGGTATCATCAGAGTTTTCTGTGATGCATAAAAAATGCCATTGAGACCATAGCATAGGATTTTGCTTTTCCcccatgtcattaaaaaaaaaaacaaacaaaccaaaaacctttgGAAACATCATTTTAAGTAACTGTACtacatattgttttataaattgcCCACTTTTGGGGATTGGTGATATTTCCAGTTTTTATCGGTTACTGACACGACAAGGATGCTAGTGAATAAATCTTTGTCACattccacccccccccttttcaTTGTTCCTTAACCCAGTGTCGCGCCCAAGGGCAGGCCACCCCAATCAAGATGGGCCACTCTGGCATGAAgactattttgagctgaaggcagtagagACCCTGCGggctcaagagaaacttttgtCCCTCCTTTAACTACTGAGAAAAATCTAAATTGGGGGTCTGTTCTAGAATGAGGGTTATTACCAGAGCTGTTTTATCTGAGTGGCCCATCTGCACGGGCAGGGCACACAGCTCattaccaaacatctgctcttATCACCTTGTGAACCACATTCCTTTCCTCTGATGGCCCATACCCCTAGCTTAGCTCAGGATGACATCTGGCCTTGTTTTGCCGGTCTTTGGAACAGCCATGCCTGCATGGACTCTCTGTATGTACAACGTTAAGTTTGCTTTTCTGTTGATCTGTCTCTTGTcagtttgattcttagtccagctagaaggaccctGAATGGGGACAGGCATTCTTGCTGACCCCAGACTTGGCGGAAGTGCAATTTTTGTAGCAAAGGGCCTGAATATTTTCCATAAACGTCCCCTTCTGTGGTACCCAAGCCCGCTATGATTGAGAGGGTCTGAGGGCAGAGACAGGCAGCCAGCAGCCCTTCTCTCGATGGGCCTGTCCCCACTCTGGTGGTAAGAAGTGAGTCTGGCCCAGCCCATCTGCTCGAGGCCCAGTCTtagcccttcctccctcccagcgCGGACATGGGTATTACTCACTCATCCTTGAAGCAGGATGTGGGGAGGACGTGGGGATGCTGCGAGCCCACAGAGTGCAGGCGGGGGTGCTGGTCTGGCCGTCTGGCCTGGGCCCAGCCCTACGGATGCCAGCCAGCCTCCTTGTGCTCATCTGGAAAGGAGAACAGTAACTGTGCAAGGCACCAGGCTAGGGATGTGCAAACGGTGCGTGGTGTCCCCAGACCCGCTGTGCTGTGACACGGGGAAGGTCAGGCAGGCCTGGGGCCTGATGAGCAAgcgcaggaagaaggaaaacatccTCCCTCCTTTCGGGTTAGGCACCGGAGGGTGGCTCGTTGGTGCCACGCTCACGTCAGGCTGGGGGACTTCGGGGTCACTAGGCTGTAGGGGGCAATGCGTTTTCaaagcagttctttttttctatagACTTTTATCTATATAGaaatctttattttgctttcaagTGATTGCTTCAAACTTTCAGGTGCAAAGTTTGAGGGAAATCTTCCAAAGGtccaaagaataaatgaagggtTCATAGAGTCATCAAACAACACTGGGCGCAAGCTTACCTCTGCGGGGCCGATCTCCGGGCGGCTCCCGTCCACACCTGCTATCTTTAcactggaaggaaagaaaaggcccTGCTTCATCTCATCCGTATTTACAATGACAGCACTTGGTGTAATTATACTTGCTGTTTTATACATGAGAACAGGACAGTAAGATCATACAGTGCGAGGTCAATGTACAAAACGTTTCCTTGAACAAAAGGATTATCCTGGATATTAAattcctgaaaacaaaacaaaccaacccacGACAATCGTTGTAAGTGGCACCGAGGCAGCTCAGCCCCACGTGAGTTACTCTGTTATTGCCCGACAGGAATCCAGGCTCGCAGCGATTATTCGTGGAAAATCTGATGCCAGTGTGCTCTTCACTCTGACAAACCTTCTAGCAATTCTTTCATAATCCAGAATCGTCCATCAGATTTGGGCTTTTCCTCTGTATTGCTCATGTGCAACTGTCTACGCCTGTGACAAAATCTTCTCccgttttttttcctaaattcgcCTTAGGGGACAGGCCTGGCCCCAACAAGCCAGGTCTCCGGCTCAGCCCTGGGCTGCAACTCGCGCTGGGAGCCTTTGTCCAGCGGGATCACTGACGTGGCAGCCTTCTGCTGTCACCACACTGCACGCGTGGGGACCCGGGTCCTTGAGAGCCACGGAGGACCAGGCCTCCCTGGTCTCTGTGAGGAGGGCGGCTGGCTGGGAGGTGATGCCGCTGTGTCGGCCGAGCTCTGGGCTGTCAGTTCCTGCTGCCACGatgccacaggcagagggagagaggacctGGTGGAGCCTCTGACAGACAAAGCAGCACCTTGTTCACGAGGCGTAGAAATAGGAAGtgtgctcccccctccccaccctcccgctCGAGCATCAGTGCTCCGATGTCAAGGAGGCTGGAAGAGTCCCTCAGGCCCTGGGCAGTGCCAGTCACAACACCTGGGTTTCCAGCCGTCGGACTTCCTTGACCACGAGATCGATGTTAATAATTGGGTTGAAGTACAGGGCCCAGTAAAATAAACAGTTGCAAACAAACTGAGGAATGAGGGGCCAGAACATGGCCACAAAAAGCCCCTGTGTTGATACTTTCCAAAAATGGTTCCACATCCTCTGAGGCACAGTCCTGTGAAAAGAAGAGAAGCATCTGAGAGGTGGGGTCGTGATGCCGTTTCTAACGATGGCGCCAAAGGGCTTGGGCCCCGGGCCTCCCCCCAGCACGGAGCCCGGCTGCCGGAGCTGCAGAGGCTTCCTTCCCGGACCTGACGCCTGAGGCGTGCCTCTGCCTGACCAAGCATCGTTAGCTCCCAGGATGGGGCCTGCGGCTTGTGCCTGGCCCTGGTCCCCACAGTGAGGGAggaccccccgcccctgcccccaggaCAGCCCCACCTGCTTGGGCGCTGAGTCACGCTTGTATGTGTTTAATGTCTGTCTTTTCTGTGAGGCTGTAGGCCTGCAGAGTCCAGACTGTCTGTTTTCCTTACCAAAACATCTGCAGCGCCCAGCAGAGAGctaggggctgggagtggggggtgtgtgtgtgtgtgtcaatgaACCGTGAGCCTGATATATCAACAGGAGGTTCCTGTCAGGTCTGGGGACTATTTAGAGGGCTGCTACTGACTCACGAGGCCAAGAACTCTGTGGGTCATGGGATGATTAAAGCTGTGAGGATGCTGGCGTGCGGCTGTGTTACTTCTGCCTGCCCAGAAACCACCtgctacccccccaccccacgaaACACTTTCTGAGCTTTCCTTCTGGTGCCGCCTGCCCCTGTCTCTTCCATGTGGTCTCAGTGGAGCTGAAGCAGCCCCTGGCTGGTGGGCAAGGGCATGCCCCGGCACTGGTGATGGGTCCGGGTGGGCATGGGACCCAGGCGGGGCCCGTCAGAGCGAAGGAGCGGGAGCCCTTGTAAGTGCTGCGGGGAAAGAAGTGTGCTCCCTCCAGCGGGGTTGCTAAGCTGCTCCGATCCGTGCCCGGAGTGACCACGGGCCCCAAGCAGAGAGAGCTGCCGGAGGGTGAACAACAGAGCTGAGAGCAGGGCTGCGAGAGGGAGAGCGTGAGTCCTGACGACAGCGTTTAGGTCTCTGGGTCCAGCTGTGCAGGAAGTCTGGGAAAGCCAATTCGGGCTGGTTTCGATCACAGGAAACCAAGAGTCCCGACTCTGAATGGCTAGCCCAGGGCTCTCATTTCATGCATTAATCCCAAGAAGCGATTACTGTCCTGATCAGTGGGAGGATTAGAACTCAGGACTATGACTTCCTCACCAGATCTCTTTATGCTCTACCACTGTGCCCTTTCCATAAAGTACGTATTCCTTACTATGGTCCTTCATGCACACCCCGACCCCCAGAAGTACACGGTGTGTTACTTCACGGAGATAAGACACATGGAGACACTCTTGAATAGTGAGCGCCACGAAAACCTCCCCACCCCCGAAAGTGAGGACTGTTTCCTAATCGCTGCTTTAAGCAGTGTTTCTACACTGGGGCCCAAGGAGTGTTTCCCGTTCATCCACTACTTCAAAGAGGACCCTTCCGCCACTTGGTAAAAGTCTTTCTCAGTGCCCGCTGTTCCAACCATCTCCAACTTGTAAAATCACACTCACTTCAGTTCACTTCTTGACCAGATCCTCCAAAAGGAGAAGAACTCCAGAACCGAGAGCAGCATGGCATTGACGATGAGAAACCGGGACGTCCAGTAATGGACCTCCAGCCAGTCCCACGCGAATTCGGCAATCAGCTGGTACGGAAGGAAGGAGTACTTGACGAGGAATTCTCTCCACTGTTTCCACGTGGGCTCTCTAAGATCCTTTCAAATAACATCAAAATAAGCACAAGGGGACACACAAAAAATTGTGAGGACTGACTTTTACAGAAAACTTTACATTTGTGAAAACCCCCACATACCCAACAACGTAACAGGAAATTCCCAACCCTCAGCTCACCTTGTAGTAACTAATCTTACATCGGACAAATGTTATCAAAGAAGCGGAAGAGAGATGCCTCACATGTATGGAATGCGGGGAAAACCCGGAAGTAAAAAATCCAAGCACGAGTTATAAATAACGAGGTTGCAATGAATTGAAATTAGgacagttttaaaatttcttcctcaCTGCATGGGTAACTCAGACAATTTTCTAAATCTGACatcttgagggtgcctgggtggctcagtggtttaagccgctgccgttggctcaggtcatgatctcagggtcctgggatcgagtcccgcatcgggctctctgctcagcggggagcctgcttcctcttctctctctgcctacttgtgatctctctctgtcaaataaataaaatctttaaaaaaaaaaaataataaatctgacaTCTTAGCTGCCTTGGAATGATAACAGATCATgggaaaattaaacatatactttgaaaaagtaattttggggaaaataaaaagccCTAACTACAGATATTAGCAAATGATTAACCAGAGCATTTAAACAACTCACAGAGGCATCCAGAAGGCTTACAGAAACTACATATTGCGAGAAGAAAGTGAGTGTGCTGAGTGAACAGGGGTTGCTGGGGCCTGTTAGAATGGAACGGTAGGGAGGCCTCTGGCTTGCAGTGCAGTGAGGACAGGTAAACAGCAGGAAATGGGGTAATGAGATAAACACTATGCATAGCGGCTTATCAGCAGGCTTTAAACTACATCCAAGGCTCAAGTCAGTTAGGGAGATGCTtgacaagtattttaaaaaaggtcTTTGGAGATTTAGGAATcctgttttaatatttatggGTCTGGATCACATGACGATTCCTATAACcatgtgacttttgatttcaACAGATCACAGGGACTGCTCCGAGGGCAGCGATGCAAAGCACATCATCTGAAATGACCAACCAGATACACCGAAATCACTGACTGGGATCCACCAGCAATTCTGGAGGACTCCGTCGATTAAACTGAAGACACGACAGCCAAGGTGGGCAACTATCCCTGCCAGGGGCCTGTGGTCAGCTGCTTACTTTCCTGAGGCCACTGGGATGGATGCTTACTCTGCCCTGTGGGAGGATAAACCATCATCCTTTGGGGATTCTCTTAACAGACAGGTGGCCAAGCTGGAAGGTCCGCAGATCTAACCCTTGGGCAATCCAGACCTAGGCTATCTTCTTTTAGAACAAAAGCAATGCTGTTTCTTCCCCTCTAAATATTTCAGGTCCAGAGAGTAGCCCCTCTTGCTGTGTGTAATGCAGTAAATAAAACCAGCTTCTGGAAGCGGGGAGGGTCTATTTTATGTTCTCTTGCAGGGTGCCTGCTTGCAAGAAAAAATGAAGGCTGGGTGCTACTGGCTCTTCCATGACAGCTACAGTCTCATCTTCAATTCCAGACCACACTGAGGAGCAGCAGAATAATTCTGTTCATGGCGCTCTGTAGACCTACCAGAAGCCTGGTGATGATGTCCTCCCCAGAACTGTCTTCTTGCAATGGGCAGATGGTGTGGATGAAGGGTAGGAAGGTGTCCGTGTAGTCAAATAGATAGAGGTACAGCAGACCGAGTCTCGGGGAGCTCTTGAGGGCATACAGCAGGAACAGGGACCTGCCTGGGTTCACAGCCTGCAGAAGACAAGGCAGGCACAGGGCCCCGTTACAACAGAGGTGGCCAGCTCCCCACCTGTGTTCCTTCCACAGTCTCACACCCTTTGCCATCAACCTTtcacaatgaatgaatgaatgagtggatggatggacggcAAGAAGAGTCCAAGTATCAATATGCTGGGCTACATTTAATAAAGACCCAGTCTTTCTCCATGGCTTTTGTAGGAGGGGTTGTGCGGAGCTGAGATGTGTACTCCTAGGCACTGCCAGTAAAACCCAActtttctggaaaacaattttGTAAACCATATCAAAGAgccttaaaaatgtttactttagaggcacctgggtagctcagttggttaagcatctaactcttggtttcagctcaggtcctgatctcagggttgtgagatcaagctcctgcatcgggcttcacgctcagcggggagtctgcttgtgattcttcctctctctccctctgccccctgcccccaccgtgtgctttctctctctctctctcaataaaaaaaattaagaaatgagagAATCACAGTATCACCATTTTGCAAGTAAATTATCAATGGTCATGGTGGCGGCCACCGTCAGAAAGAAACAATCAGATATCATGAGTCTCTTGATGGAAGAAGACATCACCACATAGGAAGAAGTCTTGTCAAATACCTAAACCAATGCGAGCTTCCATATTTAACTACTGGATTATGGGATATGCAGGAGACAGCAGAACCCGTCAGGCAACACCACAGAGAGACAATCAGCCAAATTCAAGATGTGGGGAAACTACAGCCAAAACTATCCCGTTTCATCCACAAATAAATGCAGGGTAacgaaaagagggagggagaatccatACACTACAAGAGACTTGAGAGACACGATAACCAAATGTAGACCTTTTTTCGAACAAATGGACTAGAAGAAAAAAGTATGCAGTACATTTAAATACTGACAAGTTATTTGATAGCAGGgaattaagttttgtttttaaagtttaaaaaaagattatatttatttatttgggagacagagagtgagagagagcacgagttgaggggttgggggggagtaaggggagagggagaaactgactccctgctgagctgggggcCCCAGACATAGAACTtgatctaggaccctgggatcatgacctgagctgaagacagatgcttaagtgattgacccacccagatgtccccagttttgtttctaaAGGGGTCTTTACTTTTTAGAGATTCACAATGAAATATTTACCTCTGAAAAATAAGGTATCTTAGATTTTCAAAAGTCAGGGGAGGGAGTAGGTGGGGGGACCACGGAAATAAACATGACTGTAAGTTGCCGTAGCTGGGAAGGGTACTTGGCAGTTCTGTACTGTCATCCTACTCttatgtatgtttgaaattttccataataaatatCACTGCAACCTAAGGTAGGTGAGAAATAGACATGTAATTCATCATTCAAAAATGTTtcccaaactgtttttttttattattatccccttttaaggagacttttaaaaacattccccccccccccataatctTGCCTCCCCATGAAATGTGAATACCACAGATAAACTATACACTTGTTTTTGCACTGTGGTCTGTTGGAGGGGGTCACAAATCACAAACTATTTAAGACTTTTTTAAttcctcaccacccccaccaACCAATTGCCTTGGGGCCAGTACTGTTCTTGTCCAGCATTCAAGATCTAAAGGAGAAATGGTCCCCGAAATCAAGTCAAGAGTATGGCCAGCCACATCACGGTTAGTacaagggagagggaggtgagCAGGTGACCTGTTTGTGGGTCTGGGGTCAGTGTGAGTGCTGAACCAGTGCGCATGCTTGGCTACTTCCTATCAGAAAGGAAGGCAAAGCCACCACCCTGTAAGGGGGTTATGATGAGAGCACTTCAGTGGGGAGCTGTTTCTCCCATATCTAATGAGAACAGGAATTGCACCCGGACACTACGGCTGGAAGAATCTTATCACATTGGAGAACTGTCAAATGGCCAAatctggggagggggggaggtgtGTGTGCTGGCAGCCTTGAAGGAGCCAACTGATAAGATTCTGCCTGGGTCTAGAATTGCGTTCCCATGGGTTAATATTAAGattacttttatgtattttaaataaagggTCAGCAGTAATGCAAAAAGCAACAAACCTTCTATCTTTATGCCCATTCTTCAAAAATTCTGAAACGagtgtttttttagttttaaaatactatGTGTACATAGTCAATACAACGTTTTCCAAATGGCACAGAAATgtattgacaaataaaattctCCCTTCTGTCCAAGTCTCAATCCCCAGAATGAAAACATTAACAGTGTGTGTATCCTCCCACAAATATTCTCTGCATACGCAAACATAAAGATACATACAAATGTGCCTACTTTCCAATGTGCTTTTCTGTATTTGCAGTTAACATTGTGACGTGGGCTCTGTTCCTTACTGGGACACCCGGAGCCCCCAGCCCCTACCTTCTTCTGTAATGGCTGCACGTACGGCTGTGCCCTCCTCACTTAACCAGCTTCACTGGTTTTCCACGTGCTGCTATTACCAACGATGTGGTGGTAAGGGTCTCCTTGAACGATGTTTGGGGACTCAGAGCAGTTCTCACTGTGACTCTATGAAGTCACTTACTGAGGTGGAGATAGGCATATGGAGCCCAGGTGCCTGCTGCTGGCCCACAGCCAGCATGCCCTGGAGGAGCCCAGTGAGGAGCGTGGCCACCCTGCCCTTGACCCCCAGACCAGGCTGCCTGTGCTCTAAGCACAAAGAAGTGACGCCACAGGTCACAAACAGGTAtggtttaaattttaatagttatTGATAAACTCCTCTCCACGGAGACCGCACCAGATTTAGGATGCACAGAACACACGAGTGTCTCTTTCCTTTGATTATGATGCTCTTATCCCTGACAAGACCAGACAGGTGAAAACGACACCATCTACTTACTTCAGTCTGCGCTTCTTTAATTATGAGTGAGAATTCTTTCCCGTGGACTTATGGgccatttgtaattatttttctccatGCTGCCTTTTTTAGGCTCTaaatctattttataataaaatgtgttaGTTTTACGGTCCAGTATTTGCTGAAATCCTCTCTGTGGTACAGGCACGGTGAAGAATAGCTTATCTGCAGCTCATATGGCTGGAGATGTGTACTGCCTGGGAGCTAGCAAGCCCGTTCCTCAGTATGTAACATCAAGCATAAGAATGTCCAAAGAATTTCCAGAGCAGGACTGTTTCTAACAGCAAACATGGAAAGAACCCCAGGTTCACTGACAGGACAAGGCCTCAACGAACATGTGcttgaaagagaaagtgagtgaaCTGGGGCCAGAGAGGTAAAAGCTACTTGCAAAAGGAATGCTCAGTTCATGGGCCTTCCGTGAAGGTGAGGGGCCCGTGAAACAACACTCCTTGTACCCGCATACGCAACGCCCTGACACAGGTAGGGGAACGTGCCCAGTAAGGACCCCCGGCTCAGCggcaggagggtggggagctggggggtTGAGGGGTGGCTGTGATGTTTTCCTAAGCAGTGGGCATGCAGATGAGAGAGAGgctattctctgtatttttcttgattaaaaaaaattaagagttcaCCTTATATTCCCAGAGATTTTGAGGGGGCTTCACACCTAGGGCTTTGACACGCTCCAGTTCCAGGAGGATGGCTCTTCTGTGGCTGCTGTTTTCTATGGTATATGGCGGCCTCGAAAATTCTTCCTCTGTCAGGGTTAAAAGCAACCTGtcggggagggggagcagcagggggagattGCTTTTGAGATTATGTACAGGATGCAAACTCACAGTCAGTCTTGCATCCTATCAGCACAAATGCTTTAGCCTTGAGTAAGCTGACACTTCACTTAGTATAAGACACAACAGTAGTAACAGCAAACCCCTGAATTAGTGATTCTGAAACCACCTGCGCAAGTCATCACTGATCCATTTAACAATTCTGCCCAGTAGGTGGCATGATGGCTGTTTTGTGGCTGAAAAAATGGCTTGGAGGAATATAGTGGCTCAGCCAAGGCACAGCCTGGTCTCTTTCGCACCTCGTCTCTGATTCCTGCCCCCTTGCCCGATATGTAGGCTGACCTCTCACATACTACCCTGGTTTTCAAAATGTGtatctatgggaaaaaaaaaattggaaggaaatCCAATAAGATGTTCTGATTTTGAGAGTAGCTGTTTGGGGGGTAGTGATTTAAGACAAATGATGGTAGCTCCCTCGTCTGATCCCTTTCATCGAAAAACACGACTTCACCTCAACAATCACTCATTGTTAACCACGCCCCTAACCAGAGCCCCGCAGGTACACCAGTGGAGGGATGGAGGCTGGTGTCCTTTTGTGGGGAATTTGGAAACATTTATCAAAGTTGGAAAGGTTTATGTgctttgacccagaaattctagtTCTAGGAATCTATCCTCTGGAAGGCAGGCAATCACGCGAAGATGTATTAAGGTAGGGATGTATTAACTAGGtaggggaaaaaattttttttaaaccacaattGGGGAGAGGTGCTAATTCTTACAAAAAACAGTGGGAGCATTTGGTTTTCCCAAGCGCTGAAAACACAGTTTCAGAGGGCAGTGAGTAGACGGCCGGCCAGGACAAGCAGATTGTGGCCCCTCTTAGCACTTCATGGTGAGCTAAGTACTATCCTTACACAGTCCCTCCGGGGAAGGAAAGACTCCAATAAAGATGGACAGTGCTCTGGAAGGGGGGTGAGGGCGAGGGGATCTGCTGATGGGCAGAGGCAGGCCTCCCCACAGGCTGCCAACTGGATATGGGAGTTCCCTGTATCAGAGCATTTCCTACAACATTGCTTGGAATTGCCTGGAACGGGAAAAAGGAAACAGCCCAGATCTGTTCTGGTAGAGATCAGTTTAAAACAGACTCcagtacatacacatacatgcatatatacagacacacatataaacacaggTCTGCTTGGTATATTATACTTTCAGcttagacaaataaataatacacctTTATGTGTACCTCTCtataaacatggaaaaaaaatctgagatgtCCAGAAAGATGACAATGGTGGTCTTCCCCGAGGAGTAGAATTCTGATGCTGTTTCACTTCCGATACCTTCTAGttctacatctttatttttaaggaactaGTAAATACCTGCTTCTTTTATAATCACAAAGCAACAAACAAAATATCATACCATAAAATGGCTTAGCTGCTTTGGAGAAACAATTTGGCAGCTCCTCAGCAAGTTAAACAGAAGGGCTTACttcatgacccagcaattccactccaagAGAGCACTGAAAGGGCaggtctacacaaaaacctgcacaccgAGGATCACAGCGGCACTGCTTGTAACAGCCCCCAAACGGAGCCAACCCAAGTGTCCAGCCATGGAAGGAGGGACACATAAAATGGGTTAGGCGCAAaccagaatattactcagccataaaaatgcaCGAAGCATGGACACCTGTGACAacttggatgaaccttgaaaatattctgCGAGGTGAAAAAGCCAGAACTAAAAGGTCATGAATAGTGTCTGGTTCCATTTATCGGAAATAGTCTAAACAGGCAAATCCGTTAAGACAGCGAGGAGAACGGTGGTcgccggggaaggagggggtgtTATGAGGACTGCTGGCAAGAGGAAGAcctttctttttggggtgatgaaatgttctaaaactagaTTGGGGTGATGGCTGCAGCCATCCGTGCAGGTACTGAATGCCATGAGTTGCATACTTTAAATAGGT
The sequence above is a segment of the Mustela lutreola isolate mMusLut2 chromosome 17, mMusLut2.pri, whole genome shotgun sequence genome. Coding sequences within it:
- the BFAR gene encoding bifunctional apoptosis regulator isoform X1, yielding MEELPHNDLNTMTHENGDPLQSTSPQISVSEFSCHCCYDILVNPTTLNCGHSFCRHCLALWWASSKKTECPECREKWEGFPKVNILLRDAIEKLFPDAIKKRHEDIHLNNDIVQSLAAFQKYGHDQVPLAPNTGRANPQRGGGFFSGVLTALTGVAVVLLVYHWSSRESEHDLLVHKAVAKWTAEEVVLWLEQLGPWASLYRDRFLAERVNGRLLLTLTEEEFSRPPYTIENSSHRRAILLELERVKALGVKPPQNLWEYKAVNPGRSLFLLYALKSSPRLGLLYLYLFDYTDTFLPFIHTICPLQEDSSGEDIITRLLDLREPTWKQWREFLVKYSFLPYQLIAEFAWDWLEVHYWTSRFLIVNAMLLSVLEFFSFWRIWSRSELKTVPQRMWNHFWKVSTQGLFVAMFWPLIPQFVCNCLFYWALYFNPIINIDLVVKEVRRLETQVL
- the BFAR gene encoding bifunctional apoptosis regulator isoform X2: MEELPHNDLNTMTHENGDPLQSTSPQISVSEFSCHCCYDILVNPTTLNCGHSFCRHCLALWWASSKKTECPECREKWEGFPKVNILLRLLLTLTEEEFSRPPYTIENSSHRRAILLELERVKALGVKPPQNLWEYKAVNPGRSLFLLYALKSSPRLGLLYLYLFDYTDTFLPFIHTICPLQEDSSGEDIITRLLDLREPTWKQWREFLVKYSFLPYQLIAEFAWDWLEVHYWTSRFLIVNAMLLSVLEFFSFWRIWSRSELKTVPQRMWNHFWKVSTQGLFVAMFWPLIPQFVCNCLFYWALYFNPIINIDLVVKEVRRLETQVL